Proteins encoded in a region of the Armatimonadota bacterium genome:
- a CDS encoding aminopeptidase, with amino-acid sequence MLDPRVSRLAELLCDHSTRLTPEDRVLVHASDVPFEAVAEVVKVARSRGAQVVVRLENETVRRQAMLDMDEANAALIADVEAYEMDRMTAYIAIRGGHNVSNTVDVPSENVALWQRVYATPVVFERRVPNTKWVALRWPSPSMAQQAAMSTQAFEDFYFRVCTMDYKKMEAACRPLEDLMNATDRVHIKGPGTDLRFSIKDIGSKPCVGLRNIPDGECFSCPVKESVEGTIQFNTVSLYQGTEFKDIRYAFKAGKIVEASAGALTDKVNQILDTDEGARYIGEFAIGFNPYILHPMKDTLFDEKIAGSFHFTPGNAYPPPGGNGNKSAIHWDTVLIQRPDYGGGEIWFDDRLIRKDGVFVLPELEGLNPDRLG; translated from the coding sequence ATGCTCGATCCACGTGTCTCGCGGCTCGCCGAGCTCCTGTGCGACCATTCGACGCGCCTGACCCCCGAGGACCGTGTGCTCGTCCACGCCTCCGACGTTCCTTTCGAGGCCGTGGCCGAAGTGGTCAAGGTCGCACGGTCAAGGGGCGCACAAGTCGTCGTACGGTTGGAGAACGAGACCGTCCGCCGTCAAGCGATGCTCGATATGGACGAGGCCAACGCGGCTTTGATCGCCGACGTCGAAGCCTACGAAATGGACCGCATGACGGCCTACATCGCCATCCGTGGAGGGCACAACGTCAGCAACACTGTGGACGTCCCGAGCGAAAACGTCGCCCTCTGGCAACGCGTTTACGCAACGCCGGTGGTCTTCGAACGGCGCGTACCGAACACGAAGTGGGTGGCCTTGCGATGGCCCAGTCCCAGCATGGCGCAACAGGCCGCGATGTCGACTCAGGCCTTCGAAGACTTCTACTTCCGTGTCTGCACGATGGACTACAAGAAGATGGAGGCGGCGTGCCGTCCCCTCGAGGACCTGATGAACGCGACCGACCGCGTCCACATCAAGGGACCGGGGACTGACCTACGGTTCAGCATCAAGGACATCGGGAGCAAGCCGTGTGTCGGATTGCGCAACATCCCCGACGGCGAGTGCTTCTCGTGCCCCGTCAAAGAGTCTGTCGAAGGCACGATCCAGTTCAACACCGTCAGCCTCTATCAAGGGACCGAGTTCAAGGACATCCGCTACGCCTTCAAGGCGGGCAAGATCGTCGAGGCTTCGGCCGGCGCCTTGACCGACAAAGTCAACCAAATCCTCGACACGGACGAGGGCGCCCGATATATCGGCGAGTTCGCCATCGGGTTCAACCCCTACATCCTTCACCCGATGAAGGACACCCTGTTCGACGAAAAGATCGCGGGCAGCTTCCACTTTACGCCCGGAAACGCGTATCCGCCTCCGGGCGGCAACGGGAACAAGAGCGCGATCCACTGGGACACGGTCCTCATCCAGCGGCCCGACTACGGTGGGGGCGAAATCTGGTTCGACGACCGTTTGATCCGTAAGGACGGCGTCTTCGTCTTACCCGAGCTCGAAGGATTGAACCCCGACCGACTGGGATAA
- a CDS encoding polyamine aminopropyltransferase: MTLTFPIRSGKLTMSVEVSSRIESVQTEYQLVEVYESDVFGRMLLLDGHIQLTTFDERAYHEALVWTPLSNVPDPRRALVVGGGDGGVLRELCRRSSLQRIDMVEIDQGVIDVSRRSLPTVSDGAFDDPRVHLTVGDAFAFAQSDHDPYDLIVVDCTDVYEEEEGELSEMLFTEDFYRDVKRLLAPGGYVVTQADNMVFCPYSLDEIQRLYAKVFPQVGSYWAAVPSFGGYSAFCWAGHGPALSPTAPSGLPQDLAYLTPETYAVAQKPLRLS; this comes from the coding sequence ATGACGCTTACGTTCCCGATCCGGTCAGGAAAGCTGACGATGTCGGTCGAGGTGTCGTCCCGGATCGAATCCGTGCAGACCGAATACCAGCTTGTGGAAGTCTACGAGTCGGACGTGTTCGGGCGGATGCTGTTGCTCGACGGGCACATCCAGTTGACGACGTTTGACGAACGCGCGTACCACGAGGCACTCGTCTGGACGCCCTTGTCCAACGTCCCCGACCCCCGACGGGCGCTCGTCGTCGGCGGAGGAGACGGAGGCGTGCTCCGAGAACTGTGCCGCCGTTCGTCCTTGCAACGGATCGACATGGTCGAAATCGATCAAGGCGTCATCGACGTGAGCCGCAGGTCGCTGCCGACCGTCAGCGACGGTGCTTTTGACGACCCTCGCGTCCACCTTACGGTCGGCGACGCGTTCGCCTTTGCCCAGTCTGACCACGATCCTTACGACCTGATCGTCGTGGACTGTACCGACGTCTACGAAGAGGAGGAGGGCGAACTCAGCGAGATGCTCTTCACCGAGGACTTCTATCGGGACGTCAAGCGGCTCCTTGCTCCTGGCGGGTACGTCGTGACCCAGGCCGACAACATGGTCTTCTGTCCGTACTCCCTGGACGAGATCCAGAGGCTCTACGCAAAGGTGTTCCCCCAGGTCGGCTCCTATTGGGCGGCCGTGCCGAGCTTCGGCGGGTATAGCGCGTTCTGTTGGGCGGGCCACGGACCGGCCCTGTCCCCGACGGCTCCTTCGGGCCTTCCACAAGACCTGGCCTACCTGACTCCGGAAACCTACGCTGTCGCTCAAAAGCCATTGAGGCTTTCCTAA
- a CDS encoding LptF/LptG family permease — MKRLDRLILSEMIGPWAFGVAIFTVLIMAGSFLFELTRYITDGINPLLVGQLTALLMPGIMVKTFPMAVLLSGLLSFGRLSGDSEIVALKAAGVSVGRIMWPVAAFGLAVSFLTFCTNEQVVPLTTQEAVGLKKRFEADLKGKTAQEMSQAVYKDGKLVASFWAADFDFSKRTLSRVIVTVYGSDQLPTYYIFVEELEYTSEKRWVVRGGGSMTSADAKSLVKFGSAQPTEMPDLDATPEELLAKALRDLDALPMKEMGRQIEKLRKSPDMTAGLRSQIANLEFGYWNKIALPLAALVFSLVGAPLGIRSHRVPASAGFWQAVIIILAYLVLANVMSISAQGGRVPAFAASFLPIVIGLTLAGYLVHRRNT; from the coding sequence ATGAAGCGGCTGGACCGCTTGATCCTCTCGGAAATGATCGGCCCGTGGGCTTTTGGAGTCGCCATCTTCACCGTCCTGATCATGGCGGGGTCGTTCTTGTTCGAACTGACCCGTTACATCACGGACGGCATCAACCCCTTGCTCGTCGGGCAATTGACGGCCTTGCTCATGCCGGGCATCATGGTGAAGACCTTCCCGATGGCCGTCTTGCTTTCCGGCCTTCTGTCCTTCGGTCGATTGAGCGGGGACAGCGAGATCGTCGCCTTGAAGGCGGCAGGGGTCAGCGTCGGAAGGATCATGTGGCCTGTCGCCGCCTTCGGACTGGCGGTCTCGTTCCTCACGTTCTGCACGAACGAGCAAGTCGTGCCTCTGACCACGCAAGAAGCCGTCGGGTTGAAAAAGCGGTTCGAAGCGGATTTGAAAGGCAAGACGGCACAAGAGATGTCGCAAGCGGTCTACAAGGACGGCAAGCTCGTCGCGTCGTTCTGGGCCGCAGACTTTGATTTCTCGAAGCGGACGTTGAGCCGCGTCATCGTGACCGTTTACGGATCCGACCAACTCCCGACGTACTACATTTTCGTAGAAGAGTTGGAGTACACGAGCGAAAAGCGGTGGGTCGTCCGTGGCGGCGGGAGCATGACGTCCGCGGACGCCAAGTCGCTGGTGAAGTTCGGGAGCGCTCAACCGACGGAAATGCCCGATCTCGATGCGACCCCGGAAGAGCTCCTGGCCAAGGCCCTTCGCGACCTCGACGCCCTCCCGATGAAGGAGATGGGCCGTCAGATCGAAAAGCTCCGAAAGAGCCCGGACATGACCGCAGGTCTGCGTTCACAGATCGCGAACCTTGAATTCGGATACTGGAACAAGATCGCCCTTCCGCTGGCTGCCTTGGTCTTCAGCCTGGTCGGCGCGCCGTTAGGGATCCGGTCGCACAGGGTCCCGGCCTCGGCGGGCTTCTGGCAGGCTGTCATCATCATCTTGGCCTACCTGGTTTTGGCGAACGTCATGTCGATATCCGCGCAAGGAGGGCGCGTCCCCGCGTTTGCGGCCAGCTTCCTGCCCATCGTGATCGGACTCACGTTGGCGGGCTATCTGGTCCATCGCCGCAACACGTGA
- a CDS encoding GntR family transcriptional regulator, whose product MFRTTIRMQVRDRLIEGIINGKFPAGQRLRELEVAEMFRTSQGTVREALRELEAMGLVHSEAHRGTWVREFGVKDIVGNYEVRTVIDGLACRLAATNRNLPLRVLKELADETLKYAVADDLERFLAADYEFHSVIVHAAENEPLFMVWRSLISSVTIVTRQALPPTDSDQVASRVFLSEQHYPIVEALSNGDPDGAEAAMKEHMASVITTVKKVYAETSFASERENGHTVNR is encoded by the coding sequence GTGTTCCGGACGACCATCCGGATGCAGGTCCGTGACCGACTGATCGAAGGCATCATCAACGGTAAGTTTCCGGCGGGACAGAGGCTGCGCGAACTGGAAGTCGCGGAGATGTTCCGCACCAGTCAAGGCACGGTGCGCGAGGCGTTGCGCGAACTGGAGGCCATGGGTCTCGTCCACTCCGAAGCCCACCGAGGGACATGGGTCCGCGAGTTCGGGGTCAAGGACATCGTCGGCAACTACGAAGTCCGGACCGTGATCGATGGACTGGCGTGCCGGCTGGCGGCCACCAACAGGAACCTCCCGTTGAGGGTGCTCAAAGAACTGGCGGACGAGACGCTGAAGTACGCGGTCGCGGACGACCTTGAACGGTTCCTCGCCGCCGATTACGAGTTCCATAGCGTGATCGTCCATGCGGCCGAGAACGAACCGCTGTTCATGGTCTGGCGCTCGTTGATCTCGTCGGTCACGATCGTCACCAGACAGGCGCTGCCTCCGACCGACTCGGACCAAGTGGCGAGCCGGGTCTTCCTGTCGGAACAGCACTATCCGATCGTCGAGGCCCTCTCGAACGGCGATCCGGACGGAGCGGAAGCGGCGATGAAGGAGCACATGGCCTCGGTCATCACGACCGTCAAAAAGGTGTACGCGGAGACGTCGTTCGCTTCGGAAAGAGAGAACGGCCACACTGTGAACAGGTAA
- a CDS encoding type IIA DNA topoisomerase subunit B, which yields MAEEHGEQPEQDGQSVPEQEVHYSSTEATESIAKKVEGEYNADQIQVLEGLEAVRHRPGMYVGDNGKKGLHHMFREVLDNGVDEALAGHCDQIDVVLYDDGSLSVEDNGRGIPVDIHEKGISALQVVMTTLHAGGKFGEGGGYKVSGGLHGVGVSCTNALSKWMETTVQRDGKVYRQRYEQGIAVSEVDVVGKAKGTGTRQHWLPDPEVLTHTVYDIHVIKARLREVAYLNKGLTLTFKSIPNAEDDETFHFERGIVQLVEDLNEAYDSIHKPIYFHRVREGMEIEVAIQFQTAYNTTILAYSNNIHQPDGGTHVSGFMTAMTRVINQYARKMNLLKEKDKNFNSDDVLEGLTAVIALKLENPSYNSQDKVKLVTPEVQGLTNSLVGDGLQTYLEENPQVAKRIVDKAMIAQRAREEARKAAEAVKRSNAMDSFGLPGKLADCNSKDPTICELFIVEGDSAGGSAKGARDRVFQAILPLRGKILNVERARLDKALDNEEIKALIAALGVGIAVNTGRETPEGEEPLDDKKNGHQHFDLDKLRYHKIIIMTDADVDGEHIRTLLLTFFYRYMRPLIENGHVYLAQPPLYVIKAGTNERFYAMDEKERDEIIGTLKRKKEPEVTRFKGLGEMNPDQLEETTMHPEKRRLIKVEFDGERDLQVEMMFSRLMGDKVEPRREFIERHAKEVTNVDWHY from the coding sequence ATGGCAGAAGAGCACGGCGAACAGCCAGAACAGGACGGGCAGTCGGTACCCGAGCAAGAGGTCCACTACAGCAGCACCGAGGCGACCGAATCGATCGCCAAGAAGGTCGAAGGCGAGTACAACGCCGACCAGATCCAAGTCCTCGAGGGCTTGGAGGCCGTCCGGCACCGCCCCGGGATGTACGTCGGAGACAACGGGAAGAAAGGTCTTCACCACATGTTCCGCGAAGTCCTCGACAACGGCGTGGACGAGGCGCTCGCCGGGCACTGCGACCAGATCGACGTCGTCCTCTACGATGACGGGTCGCTCAGCGTGGAAGACAACGGTCGCGGCATCCCCGTCGACATCCACGAAAAGGGCATCAGCGCGCTCCAGGTCGTCATGACCACGCTCCACGCGGGCGGCAAGTTCGGCGAAGGTGGCGGCTACAAAGTCTCGGGCGGCCTTCACGGCGTCGGCGTCTCCTGTACGAACGCCCTGAGCAAGTGGATGGAGACGACCGTCCAGCGCGACGGGAAGGTCTACAGGCAACGGTACGAGCAAGGCATCGCCGTTTCCGAAGTCGACGTCGTGGGCAAGGCCAAGGGAACGGGCACCCGCCAACACTGGCTGCCCGACCCGGAAGTCTTGACGCACACGGTTTACGACATCCACGTGATCAAGGCCAGGCTCCGCGAGGTCGCCTACCTGAACAAGGGCCTGACACTGACCTTCAAGAGCATCCCGAACGCCGAAGACGACGAGACGTTCCACTTCGAACGAGGCATCGTCCAGCTCGTCGAAGACCTCAACGAGGCCTATGATTCGATCCACAAGCCGATCTACTTCCACCGCGTCCGGGAAGGGATGGAGATCGAAGTCGCGATCCAGTTCCAGACGGCGTACAACACGACCATCCTCGCCTACTCGAACAACATCCACCAACCAGATGGTGGAACCCACGTCTCCGGGTTCATGACCGCGATGACGCGCGTGATCAACCAGTACGCGCGAAAAATGAACCTTTTGAAGGAGAAGGACAAAAACTTCAACAGTGACGACGTCCTCGAGGGCCTGACCGCCGTCATCGCCCTCAAGCTCGAGAACCCCAGCTACAACTCTCAGGACAAGGTCAAGCTCGTCACGCCGGAAGTCCAGGGCCTGACGAACTCGCTCGTCGGCGACGGGTTACAGACGTATCTCGAGGAAAACCCGCAAGTCGCCAAGCGCATCGTCGACAAAGCGATGATCGCCCAGCGGGCCCGCGAAGAGGCCCGAAAGGCGGCCGAGGCGGTCAAGCGCTCGAACGCCATGGACAGTTTCGGTCTGCCCGGAAAACTGGCCGACTGCAACAGTAAGGACCCGACCATCTGCGAGTTGTTCATCGTCGAAGGCGACTCTGCAGGAGGATCGGCCAAGGGCGCCCGCGACCGTGTGTTCCAGGCGATCCTGCCCCTACGCGGCAAGATCCTGAACGTCGAACGCGCACGGCTCGACAAGGCGCTCGACAACGAGGAGATCAAAGCCTTGATCGCGGCCCTCGGCGTCGGCATCGCCGTGAACACCGGGCGCGAAACGCCAGAAGGCGAGGAGCCGCTCGACGACAAGAAGAACGGCCACCAGCACTTCGACCTCGACAAGCTCCGCTACCACAAGATCATCATCATGACGGACGCGGACGTGGACGGCGAACACATCCGGACGTTGCTTCTGACGTTCTTCTACCGCTATATGCGGCCCTTGATCGAGAACGGGCACGTCTATCTCGCGCAGCCGCCGCTGTACGTCATCAAGGCAGGGACCAACGAACGGTTCTACGCGATGGACGAAAAGGAGCGGGACGAGATCATCGGCACGCTCAAGCGCAAAAAGGAACCCGAGGTGACGCGCTTCAAAGGTCTCGGTGAAATGAACCCTGACCAATTGGAGGAAACGACGATGCACCCGGAAAAGCGCCGGTTGATCAAAGTCGAGTTCGACGGCGAGCGGGACCTCCAGGTCGAAATGATGTTCTCGAGGTTGATGGGCGATAAGGTCGAACCCCGCCGGGAGTTCATCGAACGTCACGCCAAAGAAGTCACGAACGTCGACTGGCACTATTGA
- the rlmN gene encoding 23S rRNA (adenine(2503)-C(2))-methyltransferase RlmN produces MSTSELEALAESLGERPFRGRQLAKWIYGKAAPTFSTMGDLPAPFRALLDESYDVDGLTTVSHRHSSDDVDKLLVHNGDGQVYECVHLPYEDRVSCCLSSQVGCPMGCSFCATGLGGFDRNLTAGEIVGQYLMLQRLSPRRISHVVLMGMGEPLLNLPNVLRALTVLHEEVGLSYRHMTVSTVGIVPQILELARLALPVHLALSLHSPFDEVRSRLMPVNHKWPVAEVVDAMRQVQRATGRKATFEYLLIQDVNDSPEQAEALARLVKGMPSVVNLIPFNWVDTGNGFARPSRERIAAFRKGLESRGVNVTERVERGHDIAAACGQLAGQHTGRFARRESLSHVPLSS; encoded by the coding sequence ATGTCCACCTCGGAACTGGAAGCCTTGGCCGAAAGCCTTGGCGAAAGGCCCTTCCGCGGCCGCCAGTTGGCAAAGTGGATCTATGGGAAGGCGGCGCCCACATTCTCGACGATGGGCGACCTGCCCGCGCCGTTCCGGGCCCTCTTAGACGAATCGTACGACGTCGATGGACTCACCACGGTCTCCCACCGGCACTCGAGCGACGACGTCGACAAGCTCCTCGTCCATAACGGCGACGGCCAAGTGTACGAGTGCGTCCACCTTCCGTACGAAGACCGCGTTTCCTGTTGTCTGAGCAGCCAGGTCGGATGCCCGATGGGCTGTTCGTTCTGTGCGACCGGCCTCGGCGGATTCGACCGCAACCTCACGGCCGGAGAGATCGTGGGGCAGTACCTGATGCTTCAGAGGTTAAGTCCGCGAAGGATCAGCCATGTCGTCCTCATGGGGATGGGCGAACCGCTTCTCAATCTGCCGAACGTGCTCCGTGCATTGACGGTTCTTCACGAAGAAGTGGGTCTGAGCTATCGGCACATGACGGTCTCGACGGTCGGGATCGTGCCTCAGATCCTGGAACTGGCCAGACTCGCGCTACCGGTCCACCTGGCGCTGTCGCTCCATTCGCCGTTTGACGAAGTCCGCAGCCGGTTGATGCCCGTCAACCATAAGTGGCCCGTCGCCGAGGTCGTCGATGCCATGCGCCAGGTCCAGAGGGCCACGGGCCGAAAGGCCACCTTCGAGTACCTCTTGATCCAGGACGTCAACGACTCGCCCGAACAGGCCGAAGCGCTCGCACGTCTGGTCAAAGGGATGCCGAGCGTCGTCAACCTCATACCGTTCAATTGGGTCGATACCGGAAACGGGTTCGCCCGGCCGTCTAGGGAGAGGATCGCCGCGTTCCGAAAGGGGCTCGAATCGCGGGGCGTCAACGTGACCGAGCGGGTCGAAAGGGGCCACGACATCGCGGCGGCTTGTGGACAACTGGCCGGACAGCACACGGGCCGCTTCGCAAGGAGGGAGTCCTTATCTCACGTCCCGCTCTCCTCATGA
- a CDS encoding PEP-CTERM sorting domain-containing protein (PEP-CTERM proteins occur, often in large numbers, in the proteomes of bacteria that also encode an exosortase, a predicted intramembrane cysteine proteinase. The presence of a PEP-CTERM domain at a protein's C-terminus predicts cleavage within the sorting domain, followed by covalent anchoring to some some component of the (usually Gram-negative) cell surface. Many PEP-CTERM proteins exhibit an unusual sequence composition that includes large numbers of potential glycosylation sites. Expression of one such protein has been shown restore the ability of a bacterium to form floc, a type of biofilm.), with translation MKKVLILASVAISVGANAQLVYDNTTSFMSSAFAAGGTTSVSGVLTTNIVLDDLNMTGSGQLGAIKFAIANLNTSATTARMRLRFFQTDGTGGGPGTALGGVTFAATSIGTGVTLYSADLTANNIVLPSANLWVGFFFDNSGASGTTAAQLDKLGMGLYGPPTVGTSADKMFVSSTPGSFLSNNPAGTVFNSPFGGNPAANFGMQFNVVPEPFSMLALGAGTVALARKRRK, from the coding sequence ATGAAGAAGGTCTTAATCTTGGCGTCGGTCGCCATAAGCGTAGGGGCGAACGCCCAACTGGTCTACGACAACACGACGTCGTTCATGTCTTCCGCTTTCGCCGCGGGAGGCACCACGTCGGTCAGCGGCGTCTTGACGACGAACATCGTCCTCGACGACCTGAACATGACGGGAAGCGGTCAGCTCGGCGCGATCAAGTTCGCCATCGCGAACCTGAACACGTCGGCCACGACCGCCCGCATGCGGCTCCGGTTCTTCCAGACGGACGGAACGGGCGGCGGTCCGGGAACGGCCCTTGGCGGCGTCACGTTCGCTGCAACGTCGATCGGCACCGGCGTGACGTTGTACTCTGCCGACCTGACCGCCAACAACATCGTCCTGCCGTCCGCCAACCTCTGGGTCGGGTTCTTCTTCGACAACAGCGGCGCGTCGGGTACGACGGCTGCCCAACTCGATAAGCTGGGCATGGGCCTTTACGGGCCTCCTACGGTCGGAACGAGCGCGGACAAGATGTTCGTGAGCAGCACACCGGGCTCCTTCCTGAGCAACAATCCTGCGGGCACGGTCTTCAATTCGCCCTTCGGCGGAAACCCCGCGGCGAACTTCGGCATGCAGTTCAACGTGGTTCCCGAACCGTTCTCGATGCTCGCGCTTGGAGCCGGCACCGTGGCTTTGGCCCGTAAGCGCCGAAAGTGA
- the lptB gene encoding LPS export ABC transporter ATP-binding protein: MIIRAEGLVKAYKGRRVVDGVSFAIEQGQVVGLLGPNGAGKTTTFYMITGLVRPNQGEVKFDGTTVTSWPMFKRARAGVGYLAQESSVFRRLSVEDNLKLVMEMHGTPRKAAEERVRQLTEDLHMTHVVKSQGGVLSGGERRRVEIARALATDPKFILLDEPFTGIDPVTIEELQVIIRRLSKQGIGILITDHNVEATLSITDYNHILIDGKIQAEGDERAIRNDPHVRKYYLGEGVRGQNGVGE; the protein is encoded by the coding sequence ATGATCATCCGGGCGGAAGGGTTGGTGAAAGCCTATAAGGGCCGCCGGGTCGTCGACGGCGTCTCGTTCGCCATCGAGCAGGGCCAAGTCGTCGGGCTTCTCGGTCCGAACGGGGCCGGGAAGACGACCACGTTCTATATGATCACGGGCCTGGTCCGACCGAACCAAGGCGAAGTGAAGTTCGACGGGACGACGGTCACGTCATGGCCGATGTTCAAGCGGGCCCGCGCCGGAGTCGGCTATCTCGCCCAGGAGTCCAGCGTCTTCCGAAGGCTCAGCGTCGAGGACAACCTGAAGCTCGTCATGGAGATGCACGGTACACCTCGGAAAGCGGCGGAGGAGCGCGTCCGCCAACTCACGGAGGACCTGCACATGACGCACGTCGTGAAGAGTCAAGGCGGGGTCCTTTCAGGAGGCGAAAGGCGGAGGGTCGAAATCGCCCGGGCGCTGGCGACCGACCCGAAGTTCATCCTGCTCGACGAGCCGTTCACGGGCATCGATCCCGTCACGATCGAAGAGCTCCAAGTCATCATCCGCCGCCTCAGCAAGCAGGGCATCGGCATCTTGATCACGGACCACAACGTCGAGGCGACCCTTTCGATCACTGACTACAACCATATCCTCATCGACGGAAAGATCCAGGCCGAGGGAGACGAGAGGGCGATCCGTAACGACCCCCACGTCCGCAAATACTATCTTGGCGAAGGCGTCCGGGGTCAGAACGGGGTCGGCGAATGA